One window from the genome of Candidatus Chlorohelix allophototropha encodes:
- a CDS encoding proton-conducting transporter membrane subunit produces MIPALELVYASFSLYIIAAILALVLIRLPHQVILLGYGLATLASILGLAAAILFLLEPQPQRVVFFTIIDFTAARFEILLDPLAAFFLLIISLGGLLVSVYAIGYSQQYIEQGKNVALLVAGYNLFFPAMLAVVMANNGMMFLIAWELMSLLSYFLVSFEHEEKEVRKAGIIYIVTTHFGTAFITGAFLILFLAAGQSFSFDAFRGGVRTNLAESARNWVFLFALVGFGTKAGLMPMHFWLPRAHPVAPSPISALMSGVMIKTAIYGLVRVSFDFLSGQGIALTNGGLPETLRFIPPVWWGTVLIVIGLVSSVLGILYAMVEIDLKKLLAFSSIENMGIISVGLGAALLFHSLQIPHGEELATLSLFASFFHLLNHTVFKGILFMGAGAVIHATHTRNLELMGGLIKRMKWTALFFLVGSLAISGLPPFNGFVSEWLTYQSLLGLVAYSPEIWQKTLGTLALSGLALTGALAATTFIKIFGTGFLGQPRSVPASESHEVGRSMRFGMGLGAFLAITLGLGANGVLALLKPVLEQWTGVGSTHPLSSNLYWSLQSAIPNNQTSNEGVVPFLLLLSLLLAIVSWLVIRWLLGRSRRTVDETWACGIELKPTMGYNSISFVSPLRRVFQLVLQPFREIKVTYIVEPYFVEKIEYRSGINSLLQSDVVKLIRKGFSVVTTQIKTIQNGSIRLYLSYILITLVILLIFAR; encoded by the coding sequence ATGATTCCTGCACTTGAATTGGTTTATGCCTCCTTTTCCCTCTATATTATTGCCGCGATACTGGCGCTGGTACTTATCCGCCTACCTCACCAAGTTATATTATTGGGTTATGGCTTAGCCACACTAGCTTCTATTCTAGGTTTAGCGGCTGCCATCTTGTTTCTTTTAGAGCCACAGCCTCAACGTGTGGTGTTTTTTACAATAATTGATTTTACCGCAGCGCGTTTTGAGATTTTATTGGATCCATTAGCGGCTTTCTTCCTCCTAATAATAAGTTTGGGTGGTCTGTTGGTTTCAGTATATGCAATTGGTTACAGCCAACAATATATTGAGCAGGGCAAAAATGTAGCCCTATTAGTAGCAGGCTATAACCTTTTCTTTCCTGCAATGCTCGCCGTGGTGATGGCAAATAACGGAATGATGTTTTTGATTGCTTGGGAGCTAATGTCACTGCTCAGTTATTTCTTGGTTAGCTTTGAACATGAGGAAAAGGAAGTACGCAAAGCCGGGATAATCTATATTGTTACTACTCATTTTGGCACTGCTTTTATCACAGGCGCATTTTTAATTTTATTTCTGGCAGCGGGGCAAAGCTTCTCTTTTGACGCTTTTCGAGGAGGCGTGCGAACAAATCTGGCGGAATCCGCCCGCAATTGGGTTTTTCTATTTGCGCTAGTGGGCTTTGGCACTAAAGCGGGTCTTATGCCTATGCATTTTTGGCTACCACGAGCACATCCGGTGGCGCCTAGCCCTATTTCTGCATTAATGTCCGGGGTTATGATCAAGACGGCAATTTATGGTCTGGTACGAGTGAGTTTTGATTTCCTTTCAGGTCAGGGTATAGCGTTGACCAACGGAGGATTACCCGAAACCCTAAGATTTATCCCCCCGGTTTGGTGGGGAACCGTTTTGATAGTCATCGGTTTGGTTTCCTCAGTTTTAGGGATTTTGTATGCAATGGTGGAAATCGACCTTAAAAAACTTCTGGCTTTCAGCAGTATTGAAAACATGGGTATTATCAGCGTAGGACTCGGTGCCGCTCTGTTGTTCCACTCTCTTCAAATTCCTCACGGGGAAGAACTGGCAACATTGAGCCTATTTGCCTCCTTTTTCCATCTTCTCAACCATACAGTGTTCAAAGGAATATTGTTTATGGGGGCGGGGGCAGTAATACATGCGACTCATACTCGTAATCTGGAACTGATGGGCGGGCTTATAAAGCGAATGAAATGGACTGCACTCTTTTTTCTGGTCGGGTCGCTGGCTATCTCCGGTTTGCCTCCTTTTAATGGTTTTGTGAGCGAGTGGCTAACCTATCAATCGTTATTGGGTTTGGTTGCCTATTCTCCTGAAATCTGGCAAAAAACGCTTGGCACGCTGGCATTGAGCGGTCTGGCGCTTACCGGAGCGTTGGCGGCTACTACATTCATCAAAATTTTCGGAACCGGCTTTTTGGGTCAACCCCGTAGTGTGCCCGCTTCAGAGTCTCATGAGGTTGGTCGTAGTATGAGGTTTGGGATGGGCTTGGGCGCTTTTCTGGCAATTACTTTAGGTTTGGGAGCTAACGGAGTTTTGGCGCTGCTAAAACCTGTTCTGGAACAATGGACGGGAGTGGGTAGCACCCACCCGCTCAGTTCAAATCTGTATTGGAGTCTTCAGAGTGCGATTCCTAATAACCAAACTTCAAATGAGGGAGTGGTTCCCTTCTTACTTTTGTTATCACTGCTCTTGGCTATAGTAAGTTGGCTAGTGATACGTTGGTTGCTTGGGCGTTCCAGACGCACTGTAGATGAGACTTGGGCTTGTGGAATCGAGTTAAAGCCCACTATGGGATACAACTCTATATCCTTTGTTAGCCCGCTTCGTCGCGTTTTCCAATTAGTGTTGCAACCCTTCCGCGAGATTAAAGTAACTTATATAGTTGAACCTTATTTTGTTGAAAAAATTGAGTACCGGAGTGGGATTAATTCGCTATTGCAATCAGATGTTGTAAAACTGATACGCAAGGGTTTTTCTGTGGTTACCACTCAGATAAAAACCATTCAGAATGGCAGCATTCGTTTGTATTTAAGCTACATTTTGATAACTCTGGTCATTTTATTAATCTTTGCACGCTAA
- a CDS encoding respiratory chain complex I subunit 1 family protein, whose amino-acid sequence MIVNLLFSLVGALVQLAFVLLFAPLVQGFIKKIKARLQGRRGPVLLQQYYDIGKYLNKTEILSEHSSWITRVTPYLVFGCMAAAAMMLPLVGLSPLRSADDIILLIYIFGLARVFTVLGGLDAGSAFGGMGSSREMMVSMLVEPGLLLVLFASALRAGSTGLSGIVTHLSNGGISTITPSHLMCAFALFVLIIAETGRLPVDNPDTHLELTMIHEGMLLEYSGRLLGLMLWATSIKQLLFISLFVNLFLPWGIATTADISSLLVGGLVYILKIGLVAVGLGVVEMLTPKMRLFRLPQFMLTPFLVAFLGIISDYVVR is encoded by the coding sequence ATGATTGTAAACTTGCTGTTTTCGCTGGTCGGGGCTTTAGTACAACTGGCTTTCGTATTATTGTTTGCTCCGCTGGTACAAGGGTTCATCAAAAAGATTAAGGCACGTCTACAGGGTCGGCGTGGTCCAGTTTTGCTCCAGCAGTATTACGATATTGGTAAGTATCTGAATAAAACTGAAATCCTCTCAGAGCATTCCAGTTGGATTACCAGAGTTACCCCTTATCTAGTATTTGGCTGCATGGCAGCGGCGGCTATGATGTTGCCCCTAGTTGGTCTTTCTCCGTTACGCTCTGCTGACGATATTATCCTATTGATCTATATTTTTGGTCTGGCTAGAGTGTTTACGGTGCTAGGAGGGTTGGACGCAGGAAGCGCTTTTGGTGGGATGGGTAGCAGCCGCGAAATGATGGTTTCAATGTTAGTAGAACCGGGTTTATTACTGGTTTTGTTTGCCTCTGCTCTAAGAGCCGGGTCTACCGGGCTTTCAGGTATAGTTACTCACTTATCCAACGGTGGTATTAGCACTATTACGCCCTCTCACTTAATGTGCGCTTTTGCCTTGTTTGTATTGATAATCGCTGAAACCGGTCGCCTTCCGGTGGATAACCCCGACACTCACCTAGAACTTACTATGATCCACGAAGGAATGCTCCTAGAATATTCCGGTCGTTTGCTGGGGCTGATGTTATGGGCAACTTCCATTAAACAACTGTTGTTTATAAGCCTTTTTGTAAATCTTTTCTTACCATGGGGCATAGCCACTACCGCTGATATTTCTTCTTTATTGGTGGGTGGCTTGGTTTATATCTTGAAAATAGGGCTGGTTGCGGTGGGGCTTGGGGTGGTTGAAATGCTGACTCCTAAAATGCGTTTATTCAGATTACCTCAGTTCATGCTCACTCCTTTCTTGGTAGCTTTTCTGGGGATCATTTCAGATTATGTGGTGCGGTAA
- a CDS encoding proton-conducting transporter membrane subunit, which translates to MPISLYLIPIVALPAAVLALVLSRLPGTVFAVTLVGVAGQVLAAFAALITALYAFNSGPLTGGFGLLYVDALSGLILIVIALVSLLAITYSVPYMGRELLEDHITLTKLGWYYFWFNILTTAIYATVIFNSLGITWVLLESTTLAAAPLVGFYGKHQSLEAAWKYIVIATVGISFALLGTLLTYMASVSNLPESGSSLDWTFLLKNAANLNPDLMKLAFIFILIGFGTKTGLAPMHTWLPDAHSQAPSPISALLSGALLNCGLYGIMRFNTITKITLGPEYSSTLLIIFGLISIGIVIPFILEQDDFKRLLAYSSIEHMGIIVLAIGIGGEIGGFAAALHILNHAIAKSLMFCVAGEVTERYHTREIPKIKGVINANPLLGTLLFVGTLAITGVPPLNVFVSEALVGAAAFANNNPLVGCLYLILLACIFASLIHHVVGMAFGRGEKAHYLPKVDLSNHPLINKGVGNSLIMAGITVFSGSLSPFKRKGLPNWQFAAAEKREPKATQAPELETDPLTNSDSLDERLKLANRFASFILLAPAITLLVLGLWLPPFAQEWFHMVGTILK; encoded by the coding sequence ATGCCCATATCCCTGTATTTGATACCGATAGTGGCGTTACCTGCCGCAGTGCTGGCGTTGGTTTTGAGCCGATTACCCGGAACGGTTTTTGCTGTTACCTTAGTGGGTGTAGCCGGGCAAGTGCTAGCGGCTTTTGCTGCCCTAATCACCGCTCTATACGCTTTCAACTCTGGTCCATTAACCGGAGGATTCGGGTTGTTATATGTCGATGCCTTGAGTGGGTTAATCCTAATAGTAATTGCCCTAGTTTCACTATTGGCAATAACCTACTCAGTACCTTATATGGGCAGAGAGCTATTGGAAGATCATATTACTCTGACCAAGTTGGGTTGGTATTATTTTTGGTTTAATATCTTAACTACTGCAATCTATGCCACAGTAATTTTTAATAGCCTTGGCATAACATGGGTGTTATTAGAAAGCACTACTCTAGCCGCTGCTCCACTGGTTGGTTTTTACGGCAAACATCAAAGTCTTGAAGCAGCTTGGAAATATATCGTCATTGCAACGGTAGGTATTAGTTTTGCTCTTTTAGGAACCCTCCTCACTTATATGGCTTCGGTAAGCAATTTGCCTGAAAGTGGCTCTTCCCTTGACTGGACTTTCTTATTAAAGAATGCTGCTAATCTTAACCCCGACCTGATGAAATTGGCTTTTATTTTTATCCTCATCGGGTTTGGCACCAAAACCGGACTTGCCCCCATGCATACCTGGTTACCGGATGCGCATAGTCAAGCCCCTTCTCCAATTAGTGCGCTACTCTCAGGGGCTTTGCTCAATTGCGGTCTGTATGGAATTATGCGGTTTAATACCATAACGAAAATCACATTGGGACCAGAGTATTCTTCTACCTTGCTGATAATATTCGGGCTTATCTCTATCGGGATAGTAATACCGTTCATTTTAGAGCAGGATGATTTTAAACGCTTACTGGCTTATTCTAGTATTGAGCATATGGGTATTATTGTACTGGCAATAGGGATTGGGGGCGAAATAGGCGGTTTTGCTGCCGCTTTGCATATTTTAAATCATGCCATAGCCAAATCCCTAATGTTTTGTGTAGCAGGCGAGGTTACAGAGCGTTACCATACTCGTGAGATTCCAAAAATAAAAGGTGTGATAAATGCAAACCCTTTATTAGGAACGTTGCTTTTTGTGGGAACTTTAGCCATAACCGGAGTTCCTCCCCTCAATGTTTTTGTTAGTGAGGCACTGGTAGGGGCGGCTGCTTTTGCCAACAATAATCCTCTAGTGGGCTGTTTGTACCTTATTCTTTTAGCCTGCATCTTCGCCAGTTTGATACATCATGTGGTAGGCATGGCATTTGGTCGAGGCGAAAAGGCACATTATTTACCCAAGGTTGATTTATCCAACCATCCATTGATAAACAAAGGGGTCGGAAACAGCCTAATAATGGCAGGGATAACCGTATTTTCCGGTAGTCTTTCACCTTTTAAGCGCAAAGGGTTGCCCAACTGGCAATTTGCTGCCGCCGAAAAAAGGGAACCGAAAGCTACCCAAGCTCCTGAGTTAGAAACTGACCCTCTGACAAACTCAGATTCTCTTGACGAGAGACTTAAACTGGCAAACCGCTTTGCTAGTTTTATTCTTTTGGCTCCGGCTATAACATTGTTAGTACTGGGTTTGTGGCTGCCACCCTTTGCCCAAGAATGGTTTCATATGGTAGGAACAATATTAAAATGA
- a CDS encoding NADH-quinone oxidoreductase subunit C, which yields MTILPADNQTSNWSLPTLLEFVTNLTASSEANVQLLGVIHDREIHLKVNPAELANVCAQLLKTLPLYLVTMVALDDRQRSGFYQIRYIFGLDGCAYFLSVEAQLSNESPMYQSISFLMPAANWYEREARDMFGLIPQGHPDPRRLVLHRHWPDGMRALRKDFDGNYFPPFAPDDEEFRNRTQGEGILEIPVGPIHAGIIEPGHFRFSSVGEQIVNLEARLFYTHRGVEKQLEGLPVGRALYLVERNCAACTVSSTLAYCQALEQLAGIEIPERASILRLIYAELERLYNHIGDIGNLCAGVGFHAGIQGGALLKEKLMRLNEKELGSRYLFGLIKPGGVQRGLSNTSGFFVKEKLWDYQNEAYKLLQLVMNKESVMERFEGAGILKNSSARDLGAVGVAARASGVNRDERRDHPYAAYSLPYFQPDHIPVLESGDVKARFIIRAEEITVSFKLILEALDRLTEGPLSIPLGELPAYESAFSLTESPRGSNCHWVMTGPNNTIYRYRIRTASYSNWAVVPRAVLDNIVPDFPLINKSFELCYSCLDR from the coding sequence ATGACAATTTTGCCAGCAGATAACCAAACTTCGAATTGGTCTTTGCCAACATTATTAGAGTTTGTGACAAATCTTACTGCCAGTTCCGAGGCTAATGTACAACTGCTCGGTGTTATCCATGACCGTGAAATTCATCTAAAAGTAAACCCCGCTGAGCTTGCCAACGTATGCGCGCAACTATTAAAAACCCTTCCACTTTATCTGGTGACAATGGTAGCGCTGGATGATCGGCAACGCAGCGGGTTTTACCAGATAAGATATATATTTGGTTTGGATGGTTGCGCCTATTTTCTCAGCGTAGAAGCACAACTGTCCAATGAGAGCCCCATGTATCAATCTATCAGCTTTTTAATGCCAGCCGCCAATTGGTACGAACGGGAAGCCCGTGACATGTTTGGTCTAATTCCGCAAGGGCATCCAGATCCGCGTCGGCTAGTTTTGCATCGGCATTGGCCGGATGGAATGAGAGCGCTTCGTAAAGATTTTGATGGCAATTACTTTCCACCTTTTGCACCGGATGATGAGGAATTTCGCAATCGCACGCAAGGCGAAGGAATTCTGGAAATCCCGGTTGGACCAATCCATGCCGGAATTATCGAACCGGGTCATTTTCGTTTTAGCTCGGTAGGAGAGCAAATTGTAAACCTTGAAGCACGGCTATTCTATACCCACCGGGGCGTAGAAAAACAGCTTGAGGGTTTGCCAGTTGGACGCGCGCTTTATTTGGTTGAACGCAACTGTGCTGCTTGTACGGTTTCTAGCACTTTAGCTTACTGTCAGGCGTTAGAACAATTAGCGGGCATTGAAATCCCTGAACGAGCAAGTATATTACGTTTAATCTATGCAGAGCTTGAGCGGCTTTACAACCATATAGGTGATATAGGTAATCTCTGCGCGGGTGTAGGTTTTCATGCCGGTATACAGGGTGGCGCGCTTCTAAAAGAAAAACTGATGCGGCTGAATGAAAAGGAATTGGGGAGTCGTTATCTATTCGGGCTGATCAAACCCGGTGGTGTGCAACGTGGTCTGAGCAATACCTCCGGCTTTTTTGTAAAGGAAAAGCTATGGGATTATCAAAACGAAGCTTACAAATTGCTACAGCTTGTCATGAACAAAGAAAGTGTCATGGAGCGTTTTGAAGGCGCGGGTATCCTCAAAAATAGCAGCGCTAGAGACCTCGGAGCGGTTGGTGTTGCTGCTAGAGCTAGCGGTGTAAATCGGGACGAACGACGCGATCATCCCTATGCCGCCTATAGTCTCCCTTACTTTCAGCCGGATCATATCCCGGTACTTGAGTCTGGAGATGTTAAGGCGCGGTTCATAATTCGAGCAGAAGAGATCACAGTATCATTTAAGCTGATTCTGGAAGCTTTGGATAGATTAACAGAAGGTCCTTTGTCAATACCGTTGGGAGAATTGCCGGCTTATGAAAGTGCTTTCAGCCTTACCGAATCTCCCCGAGGTTCCAATTGCCACTGGGTTATGACCGGTCCTAATAATACTATCTATCGTTACCGGATACGCACAGCCAGCTATTCTAACTGGGCAGTAGTACCTAGAGCTGTTTTGGATAATATTGTGCCTGACTTTCCGTTAATAAATAAAAGTTTTGAGCTATGTTATAGCTGCCTTGATCGTTAA
- the nuoB gene encoding NADH-quinone oxidoreductase subunit NuoB, with product MFIKLGETILSRVATVNYPKEKQVSPENLRGRPDINLQSCTGEGNCSLVCPSRAISLEPWRVDLGKCIFCGLCAESCPSNAIRMTGDFELASHQRSALVVAQDGIPVEAAITEKTIQQPGGAAPTTQTNASGRPPLPMSLISPSGDLEVMSQELKNRITRHLQRSLHIRHLDCGSCNGCDWELNALLNPVHDIQRLGFDFVASPRHADVLLVTGVMNRNLTTAALRTYRAMPEPRLVVAVGACGCSGGIFSSNYAGGGGINTVLPVDVYIPGCPPRPQALIYGLLLAVGRIAEREQ from the coding sequence ATGTTTATAAAATTAGGTGAAACAATTTTAAGCCGGGTAGCCACGGTTAACTATCCAAAAGAAAAACAGGTGTCGCCTGAGAACTTACGTGGTCGCCCCGATATAAATTTACAAAGCTGTACAGGAGAAGGCAACTGTAGCCTCGTTTGTCCCTCCCGCGCAATTTCGCTGGAACCATGGCGCGTGGATTTGGGCAAGTGCATTTTTTGCGGACTTTGTGCCGAGTCCTGTCCCTCAAATGCTATCAGAATGACCGGGGATTTTGAACTTGCCTCCCATCAGCGTTCTGCTTTGGTAGTAGCACAGGATGGTATCCCGGTAGAGGCAGCTATTACTGAGAAAACAATACAGCAACCGGGCGGAGCAGCACCCACAACCCAAACCAATGCTTCAGGGCGACCGCCATTACCGATGAGTTTAATCAGTCCTAGCGGCGATCTTGAAGTAATGAGCCAAGAGTTAAAAAACCGTATAACGCGACATTTGCAACGCTCTCTACATATACGACATTTAGACTGCGGGTCATGCAATGGGTGTGACTGGGAGTTAAATGCCTTACTAAATCCGGTACACGATATACAACGCCTTGGCTTTGATTTTGTGGCTTCTCCTCGGCATGCTGACGTTCTACTGGTAACAGGGGTAATGAATCGTAACCTGACAACCGCCGCGCTACGTACTTACAGGGCAATGCCAGAGCCTAGGTTGGTGGTGGCGGTTGGCGCGTGTGGTTGTAGCGGTGGGATATTTTCTTCTAACTATGCTGGTGGTGGCGGAATCAATACAGTCTTGCCCGTTGACGTATATATACCCGGATGTCCCCCTCGTCCGCAAGCTTTGATTTATGGGCTATTGCTAGCTGTCGGGCGTATTGCAGAGAGGGAGCAATAA
- a CDS encoding NifB/NifX family molybdenum-iron cluster-binding protein: protein MKIAAVSNNGNSISAHFGKARYFVVLTLEEGKIIKREVIDRETIDETPSLSATSGNSGRVLNVINRQENKSPTGEVKRHNIESIAGCEVVLSRGMGSGMLQRLEQANIRAILTDVMSIDEAVEAYLEGKLSHHPDLVH, encoded by the coding sequence ATGAAAATTGCAGCAGTGTCAAATAATGGGAACTCAATCAGTGCCCATTTCGGAAAAGCGCGCTATTTTGTTGTACTAACGCTTGAAGAAGGCAAAATTATTAAGCGTGAAGTTATAGATAGAGAAACGATAGACGAAACTCCTTCGCTGAGTGCCACAAGCGGTAACAGCGGTCGTGTCCTTAATGTTATCAACCGGCAAGAGAACAAATCGCCTACAGGTGAGGTCAAACGACACAATATCGAGTCAATTGCAGGTTGCGAAGTAGTGCTATCGAGGGGTATGGGTAGTGGTATGCTGCAAAGGTTGGAACAGGCTAACATCCGGGCTATTCTAACCGATGTAATGAGCATTGATGAAGCGGTCGAAGCTTATTTAGAAGGGAAATTATCCCATCATCCTGACCTAGTACACTGA
- a CDS encoding DUF6788 family protein, producing the protein MYDFMKRFCDIAEKGAREDNPLTLSRLIGQLEILAEICSNNYKLEGLCEMLANEMLKLQEKLDGLVQPQTITSAPVAVSNVKTIYKQEYVRCGKTNCTKCANRQGHGPYWYSYNFTGGQSRKRYIGLKLPEDITVDRANVRYAIPLATVPCHPQCQLEDGELKEPCCRNEHSEN; encoded by the coding sequence ATGTACGATTTTATGAAGCGGTTTTGCGATATTGCAGAGAAAGGCGCTAGGGAAGATAACCCGCTCACATTATCCCGATTAATTGGGCAACTGGAGATTCTGGCGGAAATTTGCTCTAATAATTATAAACTTGAAGGCTTGTGTGAAATGCTAGCCAACGAAATGCTTAAGCTGCAGGAAAAGTTGGATGGGTTGGTACAACCTCAGACTATAACCAGTGCTCCTGTGGCTGTTTCAAACGTAAAAACAATTTATAAACAAGAGTATGTGCGCTGTGGTAAAACAAACTGTACCAAGTGCGCCAACCGCCAAGGACACGGACCTTATTGGTATTCCTACAACTTTACCGGTGGGCAAAGCCGTAAGCGTTATATCGGCTTGAAGCTTCCAGAGGATATAACGGTTGATAGAGCGAATGTGCGCTATGCAATACCCCTTGCTACGGTTCCATGCCACCCGCAATGCCAACTTGAAGATGGCGAATTGAAAGAACCATGCTGCCGTAATGAACATAGCGAAAACTAA
- a CDS encoding LysE family translocator, with protein MDLGFFLRGLLIGFSIAASVGPIWVLVMRRTLAYGSLPGLVSGLGVATADGLYGAIGGFGLTFVSSLLVEQSLWLRLIGGGFMCYLGIKIALAAPVAREAKDSGGKLSRLYLSTFLLTLTNPMTIISFAVILAGLGAGSTNGDYVATLILIVGVFSGSSLWWVVMTTLLGLLHKKITPQIMRWINWISGFIICAFGVVALLTLF; from the coding sequence ATGGATTTGGGATTTTTCTTGCGAGGACTTTTAATTGGGTTCTCGATAGCTGCCTCAGTAGGACCAATTTGGGTGTTAGTAATGCGCCGAACGCTGGCTTATGGTAGTCTGCCCGGATTGGTTTCGGGTCTAGGGGTTGCAACTGCGGATGGACTTTATGGAGCAATTGGCGGATTCGGGCTTACTTTTGTATCAAGCCTGCTGGTAGAGCAAAGCCTTTGGCTTCGCCTTATTGGAGGGGGATTTATGTGCTATCTTGGTATAAAAATAGCACTTGCTGCCCCTGTAGCGCGAGAAGCTAAGGATAGCGGTGGAAAGCTATCTAGACTATACCTTTCCACATTTTTACTAACTTTAACAAACCCCATGACCATCATTTCTTTTGCGGTAATACTGGCAGGACTAGGCGCAGGTAGTACCAACGGAGATTACGTAGCAACATTAATACTTATAGTTGGGGTTTTTAGCGGTTCTTCGCTGTGGTGGGTGGTCATGACAACCTTGCTAGGCTTGTTGCACAAAAAGATTACACCTCAAATAATGCGCTGGATTAACTGGATTTCTGGGTTCATCATTTGCGCTTTTGGGGTCGTAGCTTTGCTAACCCTCTTTTAG
- a CDS encoding TetR/AcrR family transcriptional regulator: MDVTQLKPEVPLSVAQKKLEKKQSIIEAARELFTTTGYESTTIADVARKAGVAVGTVYLYFKNKSELLYAVKGDWEYEFLAFLQDPALQQIPHYMRARPLMEACFELCNRQSDMIQMMGLQPQEIGGWEKTISDPIQIGIKTFFDEAIALGYMRPIDSQAASVLAFGMVSDALYQCFNVEGGKSVSRYIDALVDLLDHWLLMPPYLNKEI, translated from the coding sequence ATGGACGTCACACAACTTAAACCAGAAGTGCCGCTTAGCGTGGCACAAAAAAAACTAGAGAAAAAACAGTCAATAATCGAGGCTGCCAGAGAGCTTTTTACTACTACCGGCTATGAATCAACTACTATTGCAGATGTAGCTCGTAAAGCGGGAGTGGCGGTCGGTACGGTTTATTTGTACTTTAAGAATAAATCTGAATTGCTCTATGCAGTCAAGGGTGATTGGGAGTACGAGTTTCTAGCCTTTTTACAGGATCCGGCTTTGCAGCAAATACCGCATTACATGCGGGCACGTCCTTTAATGGAAGCCTGTTTCGAACTGTGTAATCGGCAATCCGATATGATACAGATGATGGGTTTGCAGCCACAGGAAATCGGTGGTTGGGAGAAAACTATTTCTGATCCTATCCAAATAGGTATAAAAACGTTTTTTGATGAAGCAATTGCACTCGGTTATATGCGACCTATTGACTCACAGGCAGCTTCAGTTTTGGCTTTTGGAATGGTTAGCGATGCTCTTTACCAATGCTTCAATGTCGAAGGTGGCAAATCCGTATCGCGTTATATTGATGCGTTGGTGGATTTGCTGGATCATTGGCTTTTGATGCCACCATATCTGAACAAAGAAATTTAG